Proteins encoded within one genomic window of Prauserella marina:
- a CDS encoding ABC transporter ATP-binding protein: protein MLSVSNLEVVYDDVVPALRGLSITVPSGAIVALLGANGAGKTTLLRAVTGLLVPHRGKITKGAVRLAGTDVTGADAAFIVRNGIAQVMEGRRIFAEITVEENLKAGAYSRRNRGEIRESYVRVLDLFPVLATRRKAIAGYLSGGEQQMLAIGRALMAAPKLLLLDEPSLGLAPRLVEQVRDIITHINRQGTSVLLVEQNAVMALSVAGSGYVLETGKVVKEGESAALLADEDIREFYLGASAEHRSFAEVKSYRRKKRWSA, encoded by the coding sequence ATGCTGTCCGTGAGCAACCTCGAAGTCGTCTACGACGACGTCGTGCCCGCGCTCCGCGGACTGAGCATCACGGTGCCTTCCGGCGCGATCGTGGCGTTGCTCGGCGCCAACGGCGCTGGCAAGACCACCCTGCTGCGCGCGGTCACCGGCCTGCTCGTCCCGCATCGCGGCAAGATCACCAAGGGCGCCGTACGGCTCGCCGGAACCGACGTCACGGGCGCCGACGCCGCCTTCATCGTCCGCAACGGCATCGCCCAGGTGATGGAAGGCAGGCGGATCTTCGCCGAGATCACGGTTGAGGAAAACCTCAAGGCGGGCGCGTACAGCAGACGAAACCGCGGCGAAATCCGCGAGTCCTACGTGCGGGTGCTCGATCTCTTCCCCGTGCTCGCGACGAGGCGCAAGGCCATCGCGGGTTACCTCTCCGGCGGCGAGCAGCAAATGCTCGCCATCGGAAGAGCACTCATGGCCGCGCCGAAGCTGTTACTGCTCGACGAGCCTTCACTCGGTCTCGCGCCCCGCCTCGTCGAACAGGTCCGCGACATCATCACGCACATCAACCGGCAGGGAACCAGCGTGCTGCTGGTCGAACAGAACGCCGTCATGGCGCTGTCGGTCGCAGGGTCGGGATACGTGCTCGAAACCGGAAAGGTCGTCAAGGAAGGCGAATCGGCCGCATTGCTCGCCGACGAGGACATCAGGGAGTTCTACCTGGGGGCAAGCGCCGAACACCGGTCGTTCGCCGAGGTCAAGAGCTACCGGAGGAAGAAGCGATGGAGCGCCTGA
- a CDS encoding ABC transporter ATP-binding protein, whose product MERLTPLLEASGLTLRFGGVTALDDVGFEVGGGELFAIIGPNGAGKTSIFNCLNGVYRPQRGTITLEGTSLVGRAPAAIAAMGVARTFQNPGLFSRLTVVENLMLGRHHLMRTGFFSGMAWWGRAKREEIRHRAAVEDIVDLLELEPYRWSPAGLLPYGVAKRAELGRALAMEPKLLLLDEPVAGMNLEETEDTARYLLEVRAELGIAMILVEHDMSLVMDVADRVLALDFGKAIATGKPSEVQHDPLVVEAYLGGAA is encoded by the coding sequence ATGGAGCGCCTGACGCCGCTGCTCGAAGCATCCGGGCTGACCCTCCGCTTCGGCGGGGTGACAGCGTTGGACGACGTCGGTTTCGAGGTCGGCGGCGGCGAACTGTTCGCGATCATCGGGCCGAACGGTGCAGGCAAGACGTCGATCTTCAACTGCCTCAACGGGGTGTACCGCCCGCAGCGGGGCACGATCACCCTCGAAGGGACCTCGCTCGTCGGGCGCGCCCCTGCCGCGATCGCCGCGATGGGTGTCGCGAGGACGTTCCAGAACCCCGGACTGTTCAGCAGGCTCACCGTGGTCGAAAACCTGATGCTCGGAAGGCACCACCTCATGCGCACCGGGTTCTTCTCCGGCATGGCGTGGTGGGGAAGGGCCAAGCGGGAGGAGATCCGGCACAGGGCAGCCGTCGAGGACATCGTCGATCTGCTCGAACTTGAGCCGTACCGGTGGTCGCCCGCCGGACTGCTGCCCTACGGCGTCGCGAAGCGGGCCGAACTGGGCCGCGCGCTCGCGATGGAGCCCAAGTTGCTGCTGCTCGACGAACCGGTCGCCGGGATGAATCTCGAAGAGACCGAGGACACCGCGCGCTACCTGCTCGAAGTCCGAGCGGAACTCGGTATCGCCATGATCCTGGTCGAGCACGACATGAGCCTGGTGATGGACGTCGCCGACCGGGTGCTCGCGCTCGACTTCGGGAAGGCGATCGCGACAGGGAAACCCAGCGAGGTCCAGCACGATCCCCTCGTCGTCGAGGCATACCTCGGCGGTGCGGCGTGA